Below is a genomic region from Neisseria arctica.
TCTTCTATCAGAAAAATCCCTTGGCGGTTTCTATACGGTATATCCGCTTGCGGCAGCCAAACATAATAATTGCCATCAAGCGTAACATATACGCTCTCATGAACCTCAGCGCTGCTATTACATTGGGTAGCTAATAGCAAACGATATGTATGCTGGTGTAGTCGCAATATATCTAGAGAGATTTGCTTGAAAATATTTTCTGGCATATAACTCTCCTTTACTGTTGGTTACCGTTAACCATATAGTACGGAAAATTAAAAATAATTGCAAATGATAATTGTTTTTATTTAAAAAAATTATTTTAGTATTTTGTATTTAAAGGAAATAAAGTTTATTTAAATAGGGGTGGTTATGGTTTTTCATTATCGGAACAGGCTTATTTTTACTTTGACGGCTGCTTTTAGTATGATGCGGTTGAATTTTAAAGAAAGCTTTTATCTAGTATGAGCCAACGTCAAATTATTCTTGATACCGAAACCACGGGTCTTTATCCCCAAAGCGGCGACCGTATGGTGGAGTTTGCCGGTTTGGAAATGGTAAACCGCCAATTTACCGGTAGTAACCTACACTTATATATTCATCCGGAACGTGATATGCCGGAAGAGGCGGCCGCCGTGCATGGTTTAACGATTGAGGTGCTTGAAGAAAAAAATGCGCCTATATTTGCCAAGGTGGGACAGGAAATTGCCGATTTTTTACGCGGAGCCGAGTTGATTATCCATAATGCCAAATTCGACGTAGGTTTTTTGGATATGGAGTTTTCCCGTATGGGTTTGCCAAGCATAGAGGAGTTGGGCTGCCGTGTTACGGATACTTTATCGATGGCGCGCGAAATGTTTCCGGGCCAAAAAGCCAGTTTGGATGCGTTGTGTACCCGCTTTGATGTAGATCGTAGTAAGCGTGTGTACCACGGTGCATTAATTGACTGCGAATTGTTGGGTGAAGTGTATCTGGCGATGACGCGTGGCCAGTTCAGTTTGGTTGATGGTTTGGCGGAAACCGCTGCCCAAGAGGAGGTACGGCAAGTGGCACGTCCTGTACATTTGAAAGTGTTGAAGGCAGATGAAGCCGAATTGGCCGAGCATAAAGCATATTTGGATATTTTGGACAAGGCTTCCGGTGGTAATTGTATTTGGCGGCCTAAAGAAGCAGAGGCTGAAGCATGAGGCGTAATATCGCATTGATTCCGGCAGCTGGAGTGGGCGCGCGTTTTGGTGCAGACAAGCCTAAACAGTATGTCGTGATTCATGGTAAAACAGTATTGCAGCACACGCTGGACATATTCATCAATCATACAGCTATACATCATGTAGCCGTTGTATTGTCGCCGGAGGATAATTATTTTCAGACGGCCTCATGTGAGCGTGTGAGCATCTTACGTTGTGGTGGAGCAAGCCGTGCGGAAACGGTGCGAAACGGTATCAATGTTTTGCTGGGAAAAGGTGTTGCAGCGTTAGAGGATAACATTTTGGTGCATGACGCCGCACGTTGCTGTTTACCCGAACAAGCTCTAGACCGATTGATCGAATCGGCGGGAAGCCGCTCCGAAGGGGGAATCCTGGCTGTGCCGGTTGCCGATACGCTCAAGCGGGCTGATGCAGGGCAGCAGGTTGAAGAGACCGTTTCCCGGGATGGTTTGTGGCAGGCACAAACGCCGCAGCTGTTTCAGGCT
It encodes:
- the ispD gene encoding 2-C-methyl-D-erythritol 4-phosphate cytidylyltransferase — protein: MRRNIALIPAAGVGARFGADKPKQYVVIHGKTVLQHTLDIFINHTAIHHVAVVLSPEDNYFQTASCERVSILRCGGASRAETVRNGINVLLGKGVAALEDNILVHDAARCCLPEQALDRLIESAGSRSEGGILAVPVADTLKRADAGQQVEETVSRDGLWQAQTPQLFQAALLQRALSGDLDKVTDEAGAVEALGIRPFLVEGDSRNLKLTLPQDEYIVRLLLSDNL
- the dnaQ gene encoding DNA polymerase III subunit epsilon, with the protein product MSQRQIILDTETTGLYPQSGDRMVEFAGLEMVNRQFTGSNLHLYIHPERDMPEEAAAVHGLTIEVLEEKNAPIFAKVGQEIADFLRGAELIIHNAKFDVGFLDMEFSRMGLPSIEELGCRVTDTLSMAREMFPGQKASLDALCTRFDVDRSKRVYHGALIDCELLGEVYLAMTRGQFSLVDGLAETAAQEEVRQVARPVHLKVLKADEAELAEHKAYLDILDKASGGNCIWRPKEAEAEA